The stretch of DNA ATTTATCCATGCACCTAGAAGATAGGGAAAAGACAATATTCACCACTCCTTTgagaacctattgttacaaggtgatgcctttggGCTGAAGAATGCTgtggcaacttatcaaagagcagctacagCTATCCTACATGACACAATGCACAAGGAAGGTTGTGCCCTTAGTGCATTCCGGCCCATAGAGAGTGCCTACCCCCTTCCTAGCATCCCAAACCAAACCTCTATCAAATTTCTGACCCAAGATCTAGTCCTTACAAGCCAAAGCTTTGTCGAAGTTCTGGCCCAAGATTTAGTCATTACAAGCCAGACCTCTATCGAATTTCTAGCCCATGATCTAGTCCTTACAAGCTAGACCTCTGTCAAAGTTCTAGCTGAGGATCAAACCCTCGTAAGCAAACCTCTGTTCAAGTTTTAGTCCAAGATCTACCCCTCACAAGTTGAACATCAACCAAAGTATCCAGAGGAGTTAGGAAGGGTTACAAAAAAGTCAAAGCTTTCGGAGAAAGAGAGCTAGAGATCAAGACCATTTTCTCCTGAGCTGGGAGAACTCACGAGACAATTCACATCTACTTTtataggggcccacccctcttgacccaaaacaagggtcaagcGCAGTACAATCTCCAACTCAGTAGGAAAACTGCAGATCATTCATTCACATGTGGTAGTGTATATAgtataatttagccatgcatgagGTAGAGGAACAATAAGGAAAATGTTCATCTTAAGCATCTGGTAAGAAGACCAGTCAAACCGAGTGGAGTGGTTGCCTAATGCCTTCAAATTCCAAAACCTGACAATTACCCTcctctctggaccagaccaattttcgGGCCCTGGATCTTAGGCcttaatcctaggtggcaactccaaaccctcaATATCATGTTCCCCAGTCCCCAAGATTGAACACACCATCCCTCATGCCCCCTAAAAAACCTCTTTCCTTAGGAGAGAGGGAGGGTTAGATCCTCCGGCCGTTACCCCTCACAGAAGATCACTCACAATAGCAACAAGCTGTGCACATTAGATTGAAATTAAATATTAGGCAATCAAGGCTGGAGAATGAACGGCTTACGATAAATGAACTAGGGCCCTCTTTCAAATGATGACTAAAGATCCTCTTCTGAACTAAAAGAAATGATAAAGACCCTATTATATAATATCTAGATTACATCTCTATAATGTTTCCTTTGGCACAAGAGAGAAGACTTAACACCTGTTAATGGTGGACACCATTTTCGAGGAAAAAATGAATCCCAACAATACTTCAACAAGTAGACCCATAATCTAGTGTGACAAATGAAAGCAAAGCAATAGATTTCCCTTTGAAGAAAGCTGGACGGATGAAGTTTAGCTTAAATTCCTCTTCTCCAAAAGAGGAGCCTATAAATAATTAGTCCAAGATGGTGTGAGGTCAGAAGAGGCTGGATGATGAGCGGGAAGGGGTGATGGGCACCGATTGAAGGAGATTGGGATTTTGGggggtgggagagagagagcgagagagagagagagagagagagagagagagagagagagagatgtgtagATGTGTTATATTGTACATTAAGAATAGCAAGGTGGGGAGATAGGTTTGATGCAAAGGGGTGAATGGATCAGGATTGATGTGGAAGAGTTTAAGCTAGGGTTTGATGCAGTGCAGGGGGTAGGATACCTGAAAGAAAGGTTGAAAGGGGGTCCATGAAGGTAGTGTTGGAAAATTAGGTCATCAAGATCAGCCATGGAATAGTGGATAAGAGAAGGAGATAGAAAAATCAAcaatggagaaggagaaagaaaaagaaaacaatcaaAGAGGATTGTAGGAGGAGGTTGCAGGAGAGATGTAGAATGACCCGAAAATAGCCCTGAAGAACATTTTCCAGTTCATGCAAGCCGCTATTGAAGAACATTACGTATCGGTGAAGTGCAATCTCCGTTACTTGAAGCATACATGTACTCGTGGTCTTCACCTCCCGATCCCCTAATCTCCAACTTTAGGATTTCTCCTATGCCAATTGAGGGTGGAACTCCGGTGGCCGTAAGTCCACTAGGGGTTATACTATTTTTCTTGATCCAAATCTTATCTCATGGACCTCTTACAAGCAAAGGCAGTTGCTCCATCCTCTACCAAATTTGAGTACAAAACTCTTGTTGATGCCTCTACTGACTTACGTTGCTATAGTATATATCTTTCCAGGAGCTTGGTGTACCATTGTATCGCCTACAAATATtatggtgtgacaacattggtGCTGTATACCTGTCCGCCAATCTATTTTTTCATGCTCGGACGAAACACATTGAgatcgaatttttttttggttcaggaCAAGGTTGATAAGCATGAGCTATTTATACAGTTCATATCTACCACTAATAAGTAGGCTGATATAATTAATGATCAAGGGGTATCTTCTGCGTGCTTTCGAATTCTAATATGACAAGCTGAAGATCCGACTTCATCTTGAGGGGGTATAACAACCCAATATATGTTTTACCTATTCTAGGAAATATATTGCTTTACCATAAGTTTCAGGATTCTAGTCTACGTTTCATTTGAAATGTCTATAATTTTATGGTTAGATTAGGACTCTCTCTTTGTATAGAAGCTGATCATTATCAATAAGATTCAAGGAAGAATTATCAACTCCAAAACCATGACTTGTCAGTGCAGAGCTTCCTTAAAATTCTCTTGGCATCTACATCTTCGGTTTCCACAAGTTTTTCCAAGTTCTTCACATAACCAGAATTCATAATCTTTCTTCTGGCACTGTTACAGCTTGTCAATGACATTAATTTATAGAAAGAGAAACAACTTGTTTGCCCTATTTCACTCCCTCTTGGTTAAGCAATTGCAGGATTGCTCAATATTGGTATTGTTCAAGGTACCAACCAACAGGAAGGGCCTTAGTTTGTAATCCAAATGTGTAGCGATGCTTTTATCGACGGATGCAATTTCATTGTGCCTAAATTTTATGGTTCATAACTCTTagattttagtccaagaacatTTTTTATGTTATATATACAGCTTTAAAAAtagattcaaattcaaaacttaTGGTTGAAAATGTAAAGGTCTATCATAAAGGCATGTAAGTGGAGATGGGACGTGAAGAGCATCAAGGAAATAAACCAAAGATCAAGCAAGAGGGACTTGAAGAGTGAATGTAGAGTGAAGTGGGAAAATAGGACGGAAAAAAGGCTTGGGGagtagagaaaagaagagaaattaacTAAACAATTGCCTGATTTGGATGGAGGAGGAGGGGAGCTACTAGTCTACCTAGATCTTATGATTATGTACAAATCCGTCAATAAAGTTagtggaagaggaagagggttcTTCTCCATATTCTAGATCGAGGAAGACAGGGAATCTGGTGGAGACAAGCTGACAAAGGCCTCTGGTTCTTGGGAAAGTCGATTTATACGAAGATAGAAAGTTGAAGAACGCAAGAGAAAAGAGAGCCAAATTGCCATATTTGGCACTGGAGGAATCGTCACATCACCCATCAACACCAACCCACCCTAAATTTACTACGATGGTGACATGTGATCTTAGCACTTGTCCATATCACTTTCCCCTATCCTTCATCTAAACCTTTGTGCATGTACTCACAATTGGACTCTTTCGTTCTCTTCCCTAACCCACCTCCCTACTCCTAGTCTTCATGTCATACTCATCTCCCctccgtcttcttcttcctcacttcACTGATCGCTCTATATATAAACTTTAGTGTCTCCAAATCTATCCTTATATACGATTTATCAGTCATACTTTATGCAAATTACATGCATGTGTAcaatatatgagagagagagagagagagaggaaagctGGTCTTGATATTTTAAAGGGGGATGCGAAATGTTTCTACTAAAACAGaaacaaaggagagagaaatgtgGATGACATGTAACAATAGGTTAATAGGGTAGGGTTATGTTAAAACTTGAGAACTGCATCTAGTATTGACTCTCATTAGTAATCTGATTAGATGGATGTGATCATTCAATTATTTGAGGAATAATGATGACCCATCCACTCAACATGTACCAGATATGTCAGGGTTCGTTTATATAAAGCAAATTCTAAATGGAGGAAGGCTACTAAGTCCTctagatagatagagagagagagagagagagaggggggggggaggtaaCATTATCAGAAAATGGTTCACTCGGCAAAAGGACTGAACCGGGCAAACATTACAGCACCGTTTTGAGACAATGCATGTTAATTTAGATGTATCCTTAGATCCAAAGATCATGAATGGATTAATGCTTTTGGATTTACCTGTCTGTTTATTTGCTCAGTATGTCTCTGATATACCTTTATTAGTAGTCACCAAGTAAATTTCAATTATCAAAAAAAGTGTACATTATTTCAATGGTTAGGCTCATGAGAACTAATTTCGGACTGTGAATTAAACTGAGTGTTAAGGATCCAACAACCGCAAGGTCGtgataattttctctttctctctctctctctctctctgaatttTTAAGAGTGTCAAATGGTTCAAGTTCGATTCAATTCAAGATACACCATGTAGAAACCGAAATCTAACCAAAGAAGCCTATTTTCTAAACCATAAATGAACTAATTGATTGgattcaattttcttttagtttaCTATTTGGCTTGAGCCATATTTTTAAGTGTTTGGATTAACTTTTTTAATATTCGCCAGCAAAAATCCcttatgatattttttatttcataaaaataaaataaaataaaataaaataaaataaaactctcTTACTTGATACGGCCATAATCCACCTAACTTTTATCATccataataaataaaacattaaataatgtatatatatatatatatagatattcaATTTAAATCGATGGTTTCAATCTAGAAATGaaatcaaccaaaaaaagattctagattttgaaaccaaaatggatCCAATTTGTTATTGTTCAATTTAGTTTGGTTTTAAATGATTGGTTTCAATTCCAAATTGAACCCTGTGTGTGTGTATCAATCCGTTCACTTTCAATTTGATTCAAGATACAAAATGcaaaacaaaaactgaaaataggaacacattttcaaaatcaaaaccgaacacAATTGATTCGGTTCTGATAGTATGTACCTGCGTAAAGACATAGAGGGCATGCGCCCTCCTATTGGCCACAGACGCTGGTGTTATGGACACTTTCAGGTAGAgttctctccaaaaaaaaagcatgaaacTAAAGTTGAACAGAACCGAGAAAAAAATTCCagatttcaaaaccaaaatagaacTGATTTGCTTTGGTTGGATCTTAAACGGgcggtttgggttttggttccATGTTGACACCCAGACCCTACAACGCCCCTGTGCATTACAGCGGGAATTATGGCGAGAATAGGAGCGCCAGATTTTCTTCGTTAGACTACTTAAGCAGAGATCTATCAGAACCCTAGCTACCTCATTTCTTACAGGTGAAACCCACATCGTcattcccctctctctctctctctctctgtgagtACTTTTGAGAAAGAAAACAGCTAGCCATGGATTTCACTCCTTCCTCTGATCATCTTTGCTACGTCCGCTGCAACTTTTGCAACACTGTTCTAGCTGTAATTTACGTAGATACAAAATTGTTTTTGTTCTTATCCTATCCATCCTCTGCCATGTATttgaaataattaattaatgaaatttGCAAGCTCATTTTACTATTCTTGTTCTTAATTGATGATGTAGGTTGGGATCCCATGCAAAAGATTGTTGGATACTGTTACGGTGAAATGTGGTCACTGTAGTAATTTATCCTTTCTAAGCACTAGGCCTCCACCACTGCAAGCTCAATTCTTAGATCGACATTACCCAATACCACTACACAGACAGGTTCATTCTCTCCTCCACAtactatctttttttcttcaacaCTTTCATAacccaatctctctctctctctctccccccatggTGTCTCTGTTTATGTTCTTGTCGACTAGAACATTTACTCTTATCATTTTAATAAGCCAACATAAAAAAGGATTACAGATTGTAGCTACTAAACTGATAGTTGTTGTTCTAAATATCTATTTTTCTTGATGATTTGTACCTATATTTCTTATTATATCAGGTTAGAGTAGATTAGAAAATGAAAGGAATCTATGATCAGAATATAAATAGCAATACCAGTCATTATTCATAcatttcttttgattgttttgaATTTATTGCTGGAATTTTCTAAACTCTTTTATATCTGATACcatgttcataatttttttcttaagaaattAAGGGTCTAACTGAAGATGCTCATACCATGTAGATGCAAGGCTTTCCTGGAGATTACAGAAAGGGGCAATCAGGCCAATCTCTTATgacctccccctcctcctccacaTCCAACGAGCAACTGCCCCCTAAGGCACCCTTTGTGGTCAAACGTAGCTACTTCTTAACACTCTCTTGAATAATAGAAGAttcacacacactctctctctctctcatatttttatttttttttgttggacttTGGCAGCTCCTGAGAAGAAACACAGACTTCCATCTGCTTATAATCGATTCATGAAGTAAGGAGAATAAGAAACTTCTGCTGTCCATAGTTACAGATAATTTAAGATTACCTAGCTATTCTCTTAGAAATGTGAACTGATGGTGTTCTAGCTATCCTCATAGAAATCTGGATTGTTGATGTATCTGCTTATTGGTTTTCCTTGAAAGGGAGGAGATACAACGCATTAAAGCGGCCAGACCGGAGATACCGCACCGAGAAGCTTTCAGCACCGCAGCCAAAAATGTAAGTCTAATTAGTTTTGACCCATAAATTGTGCTCCAAAATCGTCCCAAGCACTCCATTAGATTtaaatttttatgatttgatttatGTAGTGGGCTAGATACGTTCCACCGAATGGATCAATGGCTGACAATAATAAGAATGTAAGTGCAATGAAGAATCCCAAATTCAAATTGAATCTACCTAAGAAAACTGAAAtgaaaatttcccttttatATGGGAGTGAAGAAGTTATAATTTATGGGATTATCATGAGGTCTTTAATGGTGCAGGAACGAAGAACTTCGGACCATATCATGGAAAGCGTTGGTGCTGCCAAATGAATTGGAGATCCCTTTCAGAACATAAGTTAGCAGCAGGTTCTCTTTCAACTCTTTTCAATGGCGTTATGTAATGCTAAGACCTAATTAAGAGTGTTGTATTCCTTAATGAATCTTTTTTTTGATTGTCTTAAGCACTGAGATAAAATAGTACTTAATCAAAGACATTTAGATACTCTCGAATTTTATGTATCCAGAATAGGGTTTATTTGGTATAAGAAGCATTCAGGGTGCGATATCGAAACTGTGATAACAGGTacatatcgtatcagagatgTGCCTAGGGCCCATGCCTCACTTTTCTCATCCTCTTTAAGCAAATCCATCCAtgctttccctctctctctctctctctctctctctctctctctctctctctctctctctctctctctctctctctctctcaagtggAGCTAGAGGTGCAATTACAACTCGGGTTGATTGGGTACGTCTAAAGCCTGAGAATTAAATGGTCCACCTGCGAACTGTTAATACTGCCGGAACTATATCTTTCCATCTTGTCACTGATGGTAGGCTCAGGTAAGGTTATGTTTGGACTCTGGATTATCATCTATAaagaaaatttttccttctCCTGGTTAAATTATTGAAACCCTCCACCCTCCCTCACCcctcaccccaaaaaaataacacaGTTTTTTGGACCCAGTTATTGTTGAACACGATGGCCACTAAGAGAGGGTAAATCAGTGGTTCACGAAAATCAATCCCACCTCGTCTGGTCTTTCAACTTAGATGTTGGCTTCGCAAGCACTCAGGCTCACATCCACAGCACAAACACTCAAATATAAACACATATCTGGCAACCGCATGGACTCACAACCATGTGGCTAGGTCTACCATGTGTTCATTTATATTCCACCCACATTCACAAATGCATCCACACAACCTAAAACAGTTTAAATAATGCAAATCACATAACAAGGTCTACGTGGTTTGGTTGTTCTAGTTTTGATTTTTCAGCAATCCTTGAGTTGTTTTTTGTTCCGGTCATAATACCTTTTGTTGGTATccttgttttgtaatttttttttctccttagatttaatatatttatttattcacgaaaaaaaaaatatatacatatatatatataaagggtcTACATGGTTCGATAGAGTGCTTATATGGATGATAAAAATGGTAGCTTAGACTACAATGCAAAATCCTACCTTGATATAATGCAAAATACAACGATTTTTGTGGCACCCACCACAAGTTGCATAGACACCGATTTAGGTATCTCCCACTATGAAGGAGTTCTAAACCCCTCTGTCAAGCACCCACTAAACAAGTCCAAAAGATTGAAAACATGAGCTTATACTGAATGCCCAATTACAAAGCTCATAACATACAAATCTCACCCAATACACAAGTATTTGCATAGAAAATTTATTAAGCACCTAGCCTCCAGTGAAATACAGTACAAAGGGGATTTTCTAAATGAGTTACCTATGCCACTGGGTAACCGCTGAAGGTGCTATTGATTGGAAGTCTCCACAATCAATGAAGCTCTCCTCTGACctattccttcctttcttttcctcatCATCTTTCTTctaaaactttttttctttttttctttattttcttctccaatCCTTTCATTTCTTGTACTCATCAATAGTTAATCAATCTCTCATGAGCATTCAATAGAGTAATCAATACATAGGAGGTAGAGGTAGGTCTTCTAGGGCTTGGAGGCcgacactttctctctctctctataaaaaaATGTGGGTTCCACATCTTTTCACCCACAAATCCTCAATTTAATATGCCCAACCAGAGCATCATTTCAGCCCCTGGTTGGACTATGAATGATCCAACCGCCTTCTATACACTAGTAGAAAAATAGCCATAACTTCCTTTGTCAAATTGACTTGATTTTGTGTcgttgcccaaaaaaaaaaaaatctcaaatataTTAAACTTTCATATTTTGAACTTTTACATATTATCCAAGTAGGACAATGCAAAAAACCAATGAATTCTCTATGTgcaaaaacagaattttggaCACTATGCGTTACACTTACGTTTTTATCATAACTTCCACGTGATTGACCCGAttcttgaggttttttttattcAGGCCCATTCTAAAAATATGTTCCAATGTCAACCAAGTCATGCACCACCGGACTacaaaggaatcaggtctgaaaATCCAGCCTAAATAATTTGAAGAGTCATCTCCTTAGTGCTTGATGATGTGGCAGTCCTTCTCTTAAAGAGTatcttaggctccgtttggtatcgttctaaaaaaacgtttatggagttttttcgttctattggaataaaaaaatagaatcttctgtttggtgcatttatggtccgtttctgtttttttggaacaaaaagtgaaaaaaaaaactgaaaaaacgagattggacggaactccaaaatggagttccgtcttcccagtttcgttccattttaccaaaagaaaaaaaaaaagttcccgataaaaatctgaaattttgaaacaccattttttcgtttaaaaactgcattttgacacagaaactgaaattttcgtttttaacacgaaacggcgtttctggaacagaaacgataccaaacagacTCTTAGCTCCATCCACTATACCCCCAAAAGCCTTTCTTGAAGAGTACAAAGAGACTAGAAGCATCTATGAAAGTGCAACCACCTATGGGGCTAATAGACCCAATCGCCGGGCAATGGAGTGAGTGGGGGGATTGGAGCGATGAGTGGTGTGAATGGTGATGAGGCCTGTCAAGAAGTTCTTGAGGGTGAGGAAGGTGCTGATGGTGATGATTGAGAGTTGGTGAATCGGGGTCCGTCTGATCGattaggaggagagaagagagcagAAGTTGTGCCGGAGGGGGTGGTTCCTCAGAAGAATACTTATGCAAATGTTGTTGGTGGAAATGCCTGGCCTGTAATCGACTCTCCACCGCAGCCGGTACAGGTAGACAGAATTACTCACGTAATCATTCCTCAACAAGATTATGAGAGTGTGAGGCAAAATTTTCGTTTTGCGCTGATAGGCCAGGTTAACTTCAGATTGGGATCCTTAGATGGTCTCAGGAAAGAAGTGGCAGCGAGTTGGAATTTAAGGCAAGGGGTGGTAATGCACCCGTTGGGGAAGAGGTTCATGATTTTTAAATTCGCTTCGGAAGTCGAGATGGCGGAGGTCTGAAGGAGAAGCCATACTCGCTTGGGGGGGCAATCGATCAGGTTTCAACGTTGGAAAACTGATTTGAATATCCACAAGAATCACGTTTTCACCAAATTCGTATGTGTAAGGTTTCCTGATCTTCTCTTAAGAGTACTGGCACCAGAATGTTTTGCTATCCATGGCAAAGGCGGTGGGTAGACCTGTAGCTCTAGATCGTAGGACTCGACAGGGTTTATTGGGCCATTTTGCTCGAGTGCTAGTGGAGATTGATGCTTCCGACTCTTTCACTTGTGTGGAAGAGATTTAGGTGGAATGTAGGGAACCCGGCTCCATGAAGGCATTCGGTTTCAAGAGAAAAGTTGTTTTTGAGGATGGGATGATCAGATGTGGCTATTGCAAGAAGTTGGGGCACCAGGTGCATTCGTGTCACACGAAGAGAATGGATGATAAGCGTCAAGTGGAGAAGGTTCGGGCGGTCACCATTTCAGGGGCTGTCTTTGtggaagaagatggagttgaCTCAACCCGTTCAGAAACGAGTAGGGTCAACTCGGTAGAGGGTTCAAAGAGGAGATCTTTGATTATTCCTAGTAACAATCAGATTCCTTCCATTCCAAGCATGCCAGCTAGGCGTGAAAGGAGGGTAAATTCCTTAGGTGATGATGGCGTTGAAGAAGAGACtcttcttcatttggagaacgTTGAAAGAAGTGAGATGGCAGGGATATCAAATCCTAATTCTACAGAGAATGTGGAAAGAGGTGAGGTGGTTCATGGTTGGTATATCAATTTCTAATTCTAAGGAAGTTGTTGAGAAACATTACCAAAGTAACACAGTGATGGGATAACCTAGGAGATCTTCCCCATTAGGTAATGCATATTCATACGACCATATCAGGCCGGCTGGCCGTGATAAGGGGAATGCTTCCACGAAAATCTGCACTAAGGATAGTAGTAGCacatctttatccaacaatttgaaaaatcaaaagttGGCACATGACCAATCTCTTTATATGGCGCAAGAGGGGCAAATTCAGCTTGACGTGGACTTTTTGAACGAGAATGTTAATCCCCAAGTTTTGGTTCCAGACGATGTGGAAGTGGGTACGGAGGTGAACAGCGGGTCGGAAAAAGAAGCTGGGTCGGATCTGATTTTGGCGGAAAATGAGAGATCTAATAACGGTGGGGAACACGTGCCTATTCCCATTCAAGGGGATTGATTGTGCTCGAATGAGGGAAGAATATTGGTGCATGACAATATCCTACTCCAGGATTTTGAAGAGGCAGTGGACACGGTTTTGAGGATTTTAATCAGCAAGGTAGGTCGATGAAAGAGCATGGGTTGAATGCAGTAAGATCAAGTTGGGTGGATATGGCGAGTGAGGAAGGATCAGGAGAATCTTCATCAAACTCTAGTTATGAAACAATGTCTGGAAATGAGGATTAGGAAGCAAGTGATGACACGGAGGAACAAAAATCTCTCAATGTTAATCCGGAAAGGCAAGAGACCCTTGCTGAAATCTATTCCCGTTTAGAGGGGGAAAATCAACCTAGAGGTGGGAAGGCATTAATTGCTTTTCGTGGTGGGATCATATCTATGCATGGGAGAGATGATAGTAGAGGTGGTCGTGGTAGGGGTCCTGATATTAGGGGAGGTCGTGTAATCGTTGAGGGACGGAAAGGTTTGGTAGATTCTATTTCTCCTAGTACTCTCCAAGGAGGTGCTCTGATTTTGAAATACTCTGACATTGCTACAATCAATGAGGCAGCCCTTTTAA from Macadamia integrifolia cultivar HAES 741 unplaced genomic scaffold, SCU_Mint_v3 scaffold2055, whole genome shotgun sequence encodes:
- the LOC122065584 gene encoding protein CRABS CLAW-like isoform X2, producing the protein MDFTPSSDHLCYVRCNFCNTVLAVGIPCKRLLDTVTVKCGHCSNLSFLSTRPPPLQAQFLDRHYPIPLHRQMQGFPGDYRKGQSGQSLMTSPSSSTSNEQLPPKAPFVVKPPEKKHRLPSAYNRFMKEEIQRIKAARPEIPHREAFSTAAKNWARYVPPNGSMADNNKNERRTSDHIMESVGAAK
- the LOC122065584 gene encoding protein CRABS CLAW-like isoform X1, whose translation is MDFTPSSDHLCYVRCNFCNTVLAVIYVGIPCKRLLDTVTVKCGHCSNLSFLSTRPPPLQAQFLDRHYPIPLHRQMQGFPGDYRKGQSGQSLMTSPSSSTSNEQLPPKAPFVVKPPEKKHRLPSAYNRFMKEEIQRIKAARPEIPHREAFSTAAKNWARYVPPNGSMADNNKNERRTSDHIMESVGAAK